A genomic window from Rhizobium sp. 007 includes:
- a CDS encoding ABC transporter substrate-binding protein, with amino-acid sequence MRRHLLATTAGILLAMAGSAYAGMDEAKAFLDKEVGDLSTISRADQEKEMQWFVDAAKPFAGMDIKVVSETITTHEYESKVLAPAFTAITGIKIAHDLIGEGDVVEKLQTQMQSGENIYDAYINDSDLIGTHWRYQQARSLTDFMANEGKDVTNPNLDIDDFIGKSFTTAPDGKLYQLPDQQFANLYWFRYDWFNDEKNKADFKAKYGYDLGVPVNWSAYEDIAEFFTGREVGGKKVYGHMDYGKKDPSLGWRFTDAWLSMAGNGDKGIPNGKPVDEWGIKVDENSRPVGSCVARGGDTNGPAAVYSIQKYLDWMKAYAPAAAQGMTFSESGPVPSQGEIAQQMFTYTAFTADFVKQGLPVVNEDGTPKWRFAPSPHGVYWKDGMKLGYQDAGSWTLMKSTPDDRAKAAWLYAQFVTSKTVDVKKSHVGLTFIRESTIRDKSFTERAPKLGGLVEFYRSPARVQWSPTGTNVPDYPKLAQLWWQAIGDASSGAKTPQEAMDSLCAEQEKVLQRLERAGVQGDVGPKLAEEQDLEYWNKDAVAKGNLAPQLKVENEKEKPVTVNYDELVKSWQSN; translated from the coding sequence ATGCGACGGCATTTACTAGCGACAACAGCAGGCATCTTGCTGGCCATGGCGGGCTCCGCCTATGCCGGCATGGATGAGGCGAAAGCCTTTCTGGACAAGGAAGTCGGCGATCTCTCGACGATTTCCCGTGCGGACCAGGAAAAGGAAATGCAGTGGTTCGTCGATGCGGCAAAGCCTTTCGCCGGCATGGACATCAAGGTTGTCTCCGAAACGATCACAACGCACGAATATGAATCGAAGGTGCTGGCACCAGCCTTTACCGCCATCACCGGCATCAAGATCGCCCACGATCTGATCGGCGAAGGCGACGTCGTTGAAAAACTGCAGACGCAGATGCAGTCAGGCGAAAACATCTACGACGCCTACATCAACGACTCGGACCTCATCGGTACGCACTGGCGCTATCAGCAGGCACGCAGTCTGACCGACTTCATGGCGAACGAGGGGAAGGACGTCACCAATCCCAACCTCGACATCGACGACTTCATCGGCAAGTCCTTCACGACGGCGCCGGACGGCAAGCTCTATCAGCTGCCCGACCAGCAGTTCGCGAACCTCTACTGGTTCCGCTACGACTGGTTCAACGACGAGAAGAACAAGGCAGACTTCAAGGCGAAGTACGGCTACGACCTCGGCGTGCCGGTCAACTGGTCGGCCTATGAGGACATCGCTGAATTCTTCACCGGACGTGAGGTCGGTGGTAAGAAGGTCTATGGCCACATGGACTACGGCAAGAAGGATCCGTCGCTCGGCTGGCGCTTCACCGACGCCTGGCTCTCCATGGCCGGCAACGGCGACAAAGGCATTCCGAATGGCAAGCCGGTTGACGAATGGGGCATCAAGGTAGACGAGAACTCGCGTCCAGTCGGCTCTTGCGTCGCACGCGGCGGCGACACCAACGGTCCTGCAGCCGTCTATTCGATCCAGAAGTATCTGGATTGGATGAAGGCCTACGCTCCGGCGGCAGCCCAGGGCATGACCTTCTCCGAATCTGGCCCGGTTCCGTCGCAGGGTGAGATCGCCCAGCAGATGTTTACGTACACGGCCTTCACCGCGGACTTCGTGAAGCAGGGCCTGCCGGTCGTGAACGAGGACGGCACGCCGAAGTGGCGCTTCGCCCCGTCGCCGCACGGCGTCTACTGGAAGGACGGCATGAAGCTCGGGTACCAGGATGCCGGCTCCTGGACGCTGATGAAGTCGACCCCGGACGATCGTGCCAAGGCCGCCTGGCTCTATGCTCAGTTCGTCACGTCGAAGACGGTCGACGTGAAGAAGAGCCACGTCGGGCTGACGTTCATTCGCGAGTCCACCATTCGTGACAAGAGCTTCACCGAACGCGCTCCGAAGCTCGGCGGTCTGGTCGAGTTCTATCGCTCGCCCGCCCGCGTGCAGTGGTCGCCGACGGGCACCAACGTGCCGGACTATCCGAAGCTCGCACAACTCTGGTGGCAGGCGATCGGCGATGCTTCGTCGGGCGCGAAGACCCCCCAGGAAGCCATGGATTCGCTTTGCGCCGAGCAGGAAAAGGTACTGCAGCGCCTTGAACGCGCCGGCGTCCAGGGCGATGTCGGCCCGAAGCTCGCCGAAGAGCAGGATCTCGAATACTGGAACAAGGATGCCGTCGCAAAGGGCAACCTCGCTCCGCAATTGAAGGTCGAGAACGAGAAAGAGAAGCCGGTAACGGTCAATTACGACGAACTGGTCAAGAGCTGGCAGTCGAACTGA
- a CDS encoding DUF2160 domain-containing protein → MNFSWMAWTLPTALFFLTILVLLIGMSVWEYFAPGGSPRVGVLRFETTRGDRLFISLLGAAFIHLAWLGLVGPNLWWALALAVVYAIGVFRYV, encoded by the coding sequence ATGAACTTTTCCTGGATGGCGTGGACGCTGCCCACGGCACTGTTCTTCCTGACGATCCTCGTGCTGCTGATCGGCATGAGCGTGTGGGAATATTTCGCGCCGGGGGGCTCGCCGCGGGTCGGCGTGCTGCGTTTCGAAACGACGCGCGGTGACCGGCTTTTCATTTCGCTGCTCGGTGCAGCATTCATTCATCTCGCATGGCTGGGCCTTGTCGGGCCCAACCTGTGGTGGGCTCTTGCCCTCGCCGTAGTCTACGCCATCGGCGTGTTCCGCTACGTGTGA
- a CDS encoding carbohydrate ABC transporter permease, with the protein METTMKYKPAGNFSWVVSTIYIVFLLLPIYWLINMSFKENAEITGAFSLWPQNPTLRNYRVIFTDPSWYNGYINSIIYVVMNTVISVLAALPAAYAFSRYRFLGDKHLFFWLLTNRMAPPAVFALPFFQLYSAFGLIDTHVAVALAHCLFNVPLAVWILEGFMSGVPKEIDETAYIDGYSFPRFFVKIFMPLIASGIGVAAFFCFMFSWVELLLARTLTTTAAKPISAIMTRTVSAAGMDWGVLAAAGVLTIVPGALVIYFVRNYIAKGFALGRV; encoded by the coding sequence ATGGAAACCACGATGAAATACAAACCCGCCGGCAACTTCTCCTGGGTCGTCTCGACGATCTATATCGTCTTTCTGCTGCTGCCGATCTATTGGCTGATCAATATGAGCTTCAAGGAGAATGCCGAGATCACCGGCGCCTTCTCGCTCTGGCCGCAGAACCCGACACTCAGGAACTACAGGGTGATCTTCACCGATCCCTCCTGGTACAATGGCTATATCAATTCCATCATCTACGTCGTGATGAACACGGTGATCTCGGTGCTTGCAGCGCTCCCGGCGGCCTACGCCTTCTCGCGCTACCGGTTTCTCGGCGACAAACACCTGTTTTTCTGGCTGCTGACGAACAGGATGGCACCGCCGGCCGTCTTCGCGCTTCCTTTCTTCCAGCTCTATTCGGCGTTCGGCCTCATCGACACGCATGTTGCCGTTGCTCTGGCGCATTGCCTTTTCAACGTGCCGCTGGCGGTGTGGATCCTGGAAGGCTTCATGTCGGGTGTGCCGAAGGAAATCGACGAGACTGCGTATATCGACGGCTATTCGTTCCCGCGCTTCTTCGTGAAGATCTTCATGCCGCTGATCGCAAGCGGGATCGGCGTCGCAGCCTTCTTCTGCTTCATGTTTTCGTGGGTCGAACTGCTTCTTGCCCGCACGCTGACGACCACGGCTGCAAAGCCGATCTCGGCGATCATGACGCGCACCGTGTCGGCGGCCGGCATGGATTGGGGCGTGCTGGCTGCTGCCGGCGTGCTGACGATCGTGCCGGGCGCGCTCGTCATTTATTTCGTCAGGAACTATATCGCCAAGGGCTTTGCTCTTGGACGCGTTTGA
- a CDS encoding sugar ABC transporter permease, which produces MEKTWNNKAWFLVLPVLLLVAFSAAIPLMTVVNYSVQDTFGNNEFFWAGTDWFDDILHSDRFWEALQRNLLFSFIILALEIPLGIFIALNMPKKGIGVPVCLVLMSLPLLIPWNVVGTIWQVFGRVDIGLLGHSLEAMGLDYNYVRDPIDAWITIIIMDVWHWTSLVVLLCYAGLVSIPEAYYQAAKIDGASRWSVFRYIQLPKMKRVLLIAVLLRFMDSFMIYTEPFVVTGGGPGNSTTFLSIDLVKMAVGQFDLGPAAAMSIVYFLIILLLSWIFYTVMTSSDANS; this is translated from the coding sequence ATGGAAAAGACCTGGAACAACAAGGCCTGGTTTCTCGTCCTGCCGGTATTGCTGCTCGTCGCGTTTTCGGCGGCCATTCCGCTGATGACGGTCGTGAACTATTCCGTTCAGGACACCTTCGGCAACAACGAGTTCTTTTGGGCCGGCACCGACTGGTTCGACGACATCCTGCATTCCGACCGCTTCTGGGAAGCCCTGCAGCGAAACCTGCTGTTCTCCTTCATCATCCTGGCGCTTGAAATCCCGCTTGGCATCTTCATCGCGCTCAACATGCCCAAAAAAGGCATTGGCGTTCCCGTCTGCCTCGTGCTGATGTCGCTTCCCCTCCTCATCCCGTGGAATGTGGTCGGCACGATCTGGCAGGTCTTCGGCCGTGTCGATATCGGCTTGCTCGGCCACAGCCTGGAAGCGATGGGGCTCGACTACAACTATGTCCGCGACCCTATCGATGCGTGGATCACGATCATCATCATGGATGTTTGGCATTGGACGAGCCTTGTCGTGCTGCTCTGCTATGCCGGTCTCGTTTCGATCCCGGAGGCGTACTATCAAGCTGCGAAGATAGACGGCGCTTCGCGCTGGTCCGTCTTCCGCTATATCCAGTTGCCGAAGATGAAGCGCGTGCTGCTGATTGCGGTCCTCCTGCGCTTCATGGACAGCTTCATGATCTATACCGAACCCTTCGTTGTCACCGGCGGCGGACCGGGCAATTCCACGACATTCCTTTCCATCGATCTCGTGAAGATGGCGGTCGGCCAGTTCGACCTCGGACCTGCAGCCGCCATGTCGATCGTCTACTTCCTGATCATCCTGCTGCTCTCGTGGATATTCTACACGGTCATGACCAGCAGCGACGCGAATTCATGA
- a CDS encoding ABC transporter ATP-binding protein — MARITLDHIRHAYGPNPQTDKDYALKEVDHEWTDGGAYALLGPSGCGKTTLLNIISGLLQPSHGRILFGGQDVTMLSTQARNIAQVFQFPVIYDTMTVYDNLAFPLRNRGVSEVDVDRRVREILEMIDLADWAKRKAQRLTADQKQKISLGRGLVRNDVNAILFDEPLTVIDPHMKWVLRSQLKRLHKQFGFTMVYVTHDQTEALTFAEKVVVMYEGEIVQIGTPAELFERPSHTFVGYFIGSPGMNVMPAEVAGNTVKIGSETINLGYAPKTNGAAKIELGIRPEFIRLGREGMPVSISKVEDIGRQKIVRARFADQPIAIVVREDVEIPADARVSFDPDAISIYAGSWRVGREG; from the coding sequence ATGGCACGGATCACGCTCGACCATATCCGCCACGCCTACGGACCCAATCCGCAGACGGACAAGGACTATGCCCTGAAGGAAGTCGATCATGAGTGGACCGACGGCGGCGCATATGCGCTTCTTGGTCCGTCAGGATGCGGAAAGACAACGCTTCTCAACATCATCTCCGGTCTGCTGCAGCCTTCGCACGGGCGCATCCTGTTCGGCGGCCAGGACGTAACGATGCTATCGACGCAAGCCCGCAACATCGCGCAGGTTTTCCAGTTCCCCGTTATCTACGACACGATGACGGTCTACGACAATCTCGCTTTTCCGCTTCGCAACCGGGGTGTTTCGGAGGTCGACGTCGATCGGCGCGTTCGCGAAATTCTCGAGATGATCGATCTTGCGGACTGGGCCAAGCGCAAGGCGCAACGGCTTACGGCCGATCAGAAACAGAAAATTTCGCTTGGCCGCGGTCTGGTGCGAAACGACGTCAACGCCATTCTCTTCGATGAACCGCTGACCGTTATCGATCCGCACATGAAATGGGTGCTGCGGTCGCAGCTGAAGCGGCTGCACAAGCAGTTCGGTTTCACGATGGTCTATGTAACCCACGACCAGACGGAGGCGCTGACCTTCGCCGAGAAGGTCGTCGTCATGTATGAGGGAGAAATCGTGCAGATCGGCACGCCGGCGGAACTATTCGAACGCCCGAGCCACACGTTTGTGGGTTATTTCATTGGCTCGCCGGGGATGAATGTCATGCCGGCGGAAGTTGCCGGCAATACCGTCAAGATTGGCAGTGAGACGATCAATCTCGGCTACGCGCCGAAAACGAATGGTGCGGCCAAGATCGAACTTGGCATCCGTCCCGAATTCATCCGCCTCGGCCGTGAAGGCATGCCCGTCTCGATTTCGAAGGTCGAGGATATCGGCAGGCAAAAGATCGTTCGCGCGCGGTTTGCGGATCAGCCGATCGCCATCGTCGTGCGGGAAGATGTGGAAATTCCAGCGGATGCGCGCGTCAGCTTCGATCCGGATGCGATCAGCATCTACGCCGGTTCGTGGCGGGTCGGCAGGGAGGGCTGA
- a CDS encoding ABC transporter ATP-binding protein codes for MLELRNAAKMVGGEYHIHPTDLTLERGTLNVLLGPTLSGKTSLMRLMAGLDRPTSGSIHFDGADVTGVPVQKRNVAMVYQQFINYPAFTVYENIASPLRIAGRDAKTIDVEVRKAAELLKLTPYLERTPLNLSGGQQQRTALARALVKNAGLVLLDEPLANLDYKLREELRQELPRIFSQSGAIFVYATTEPSEALLLGGNTATLDQGSVTQFGPTISVYRRPTDLVTAKTFADPPLNFISVSKAGASFQHNGLIGIPVPAHLAAIADGPVTIAFHPHHLALEPQTADAPKLRARTQISEITGSESFVHLDYEGVRWVMLAHGIHDIEPDTDVDVFLDTRHLMAFGENGRAIAATRLAA; via the coding sequence ATGCTTGAATTGCGGAATGCCGCTAAGATGGTGGGTGGTGAATACCATATTCACCCGACCGATCTGACACTCGAACGGGGTACGCTGAACGTCCTGCTGGGACCGACGCTCTCCGGCAAGACGTCGCTGATGCGCCTCATGGCTGGTCTTGACCGTCCAACCAGCGGCTCCATCCATTTCGATGGCGCCGATGTGACCGGCGTGCCGGTGCAGAAGCGCAATGTCGCGATGGTCTACCAGCAATTCATCAATTACCCCGCATTTACCGTCTATGAGAATATCGCCTCACCGCTCAGGATCGCCGGCCGGGACGCAAAGACGATCGATGTGGAAGTGCGCAAGGCGGCAGAACTCCTGAAGCTGACACCTTATCTCGAGCGTACTCCGCTCAACCTGTCGGGCGGGCAGCAGCAGCGGACCGCGCTTGCGCGCGCCCTTGTCAAGAATGCAGGTCTCGTGCTGCTCGACGAACCGCTTGCCAATCTCGACTACAAGCTGCGCGAGGAACTGCGCCAGGAACTGCCGCGGATATTTTCCCAGTCGGGCGCGATTTTCGTCTATGCGACGACGGAACCTTCGGAAGCCTTGCTGCTCGGCGGCAATACCGCGACCCTCGATCAGGGAAGCGTGACGCAATTCGGTCCGACGATTTCCGTCTATCGCCGGCCCACCGATCTGGTGACGGCCAAGACCTTTGCCGACCCACCGCTGAATTTCATTTCGGTTTCGAAAGCAGGCGCGAGCTTTCAGCATAATGGCCTAATCGGTATTCCGGTGCCGGCACATCTTGCGGCAATCGCGGACGGTCCGGTCACGATCGCGTTTCATCCGCATCATCTTGCGCTGGAACCACAGACCGCTGATGCGCCCAAGCTTCGCGCCAGAACGCAGATTTCCGAAATCACCGGCTCCGAGAGCTTCGTGCATCTGGATTACGAAGGGGTGCGCTGGGTTATGCTAGCGCACGGCATTCATGATATCGAGCCGGATACGGATGTCGACGTGTTCCTGGACACGCGTCATCTGATGGCGTTCGGCGAGAACGGCCGCGCCATCGCCGCCACGCGGCTAGCGGCATAG
- the glpD gene encoding glycerol-3-phosphate dehydrogenase: MGQTHHDLFVIGGGINGCGICRDAAGRGYSVALAEMGDFASGTSSGATKLIHGGLRYLEHYEFRLVRESLMEREVLWAMAPHIIWPLRFVLPYHKGGIRPAWLIRLGLFFYDHLGGRRLLPPTAVLNLRRDPAGRPLKPVFAKAFEYSDGWVDDARLVVLNARDAADRGALIMPRTKVVAARRDNGLWEIDSCDMLTGERRRHQARMLVNAAGPWVDQVLRAALGETEARHVRLVQGSHIVVKKKFEGPRAYFFQNPDNRIIFAIPYEDDFTLIGTTDRDYSGDPKDVRISAEETGYLCAAASEYFNAPVTPDDIVWSYSAVRPLYDDGASKAQEATRDYVLQLEGKGGEAPLLNVFGGKLTTYRRLSEHALEKIGEAIGKKGGPWTARSHLPGGDFPVKGYAAEVSKLKADYPFLAEAHARRLVRRYGTRAASLLAEAKSIADLGHCFGSDLYEAEVRYLVRNEWAVTAQDILWRRTKNGLYLQLDEVQKLEEYMAAIPAQLAG; the protein is encoded by the coding sequence GTGGGCCAAACACATCACGACCTTTTCGTGATTGGCGGCGGGATCAACGGCTGCGGCATTTGCCGGGATGCTGCTGGACGCGGCTATTCGGTGGCGCTGGCGGAGATGGGCGACTTTGCCTCTGGCACGTCGTCTGGGGCGACGAAGCTGATCCATGGGGGCTTGCGCTATCTGGAGCATTACGAGTTCCGGCTGGTGCGCGAATCGCTGATGGAGCGCGAGGTGCTGTGGGCGATGGCGCCGCACATCATCTGGCCGCTGCGCTTCGTGCTGCCCTATCACAAGGGCGGCATCCGGCCGGCCTGGCTGATCAGGCTGGGGCTGTTTTTCTACGACCATCTTGGCGGCCGCAGGCTTTTGCCGCCGACCGCCGTGCTGAACCTGCGCCGCGATCCGGCGGGCCGGCCGCTGAAGCCGGTGTTTGCCAAGGCCTTCGAATATTCCGACGGCTGGGTCGACGATGCCCGGCTGGTGGTGCTCAACGCCCGCGATGCCGCCGACCGCGGTGCGCTGATCATGCCCCGCACCAAGGTGGTGGCGGCGCGGCGCGACAACGGCCTGTGGGAAATCGACAGCTGCGATATGCTGACCGGCGAAAGGCGCCGGCATCAGGCCCGCATGCTGGTCAATGCCGCCGGTCCCTGGGTCGACCAGGTGCTGCGTGCAGCCCTTGGCGAGACCGAGGCCCGCCATGTGCGCTTGGTGCAGGGCAGCCACATCGTCGTCAAGAAGAAGTTCGAGGGGCCGCGCGCCTATTTCTTCCAGAACCCCGACAACCGCATCATCTTCGCCATCCCCTACGAGGACGACTTCACGCTGATCGGCACCACCGACCGCGACTATAGCGGCGATCCCAAGGACGTGCGCATCTCTGCGGAGGAGACCGGCTATCTCTGCGCCGCAGCCAGCGAATATTTCAACGCCCCGGTGACCCCGGACGACATCGTCTGGAGCTATTCGGCGGTGCGGCCGCTCTATGACGACGGCGCCTCGAAGGCACAGGAGGCGACGCGCGACTATGTGCTGCAGCTCGAAGGCAAAGGTGGCGAGGCGCCGCTGCTCAATGTCTTCGGCGGCAAGCTGACCACCTACCGGCGGCTGTCGGAGCATGCGCTGGAAAAGATCGGCGAGGCAATCGGCAAGAAGGGCGGCCCGTGGACGGCGAGGAGCCATCTGCCGGGCGGCGATTTCCCGGTCAAGGGCTATGCGGCCGAGGTGAGCAAGCTGAAAGCGGACTATCCGTTCCTTGCCGAGGCCCATGCCCGCCGGCTGGTGCGCCGCTACGGCACGCGCGCCGCAAGCCTGCTCGCAGAGGCTAAATCTATCGCCGATCTCGGCCACTGCTTCGGTTCCGATCTCTACGAGGCCGAGGTCCGCTATCTCGTCCGCAACGAATGGGCCGTCACCGCTCAAGACATCCTGTGGCGAAGGACCAAGAACGGGCTATATCTGCAATTGGATGAAGTACAGAAATTGGAGGAGTACATGGCCGCGATCCCTGCGCAACTTGCGGGATGA
- a CDS encoding aldo/keto reductase, producing the protein MSSEQPIRWGIIGPGTIARTFADGIAHSRTGKLVAIASRNPEKPGLGDGFPGARIVKGYDALLTDPEIDAVYIATPHTGHAEWAIKAIRASKHVLVEKPIALSAFDADAIYHEARKAGVFAGEGFMYRLHPQTAKIVELVKSGVIGTVRIIRSSFGFNMGGFKPEHRLFANDTAGGGILDVGGYPVSMARLMAGAVEGKPFLEPEKVFGVAHLGQSGVDEWASAVLKFQNGIIAEVSCSIMAQQDNTLRVIGSEGRIEVKDFWFASGHKGGVGTIEIFKGAEQETIEVKEDRWLYSFEVDAAGDAIRAGEKEFASPGMSWADSTGNLRVLDKWRASVGLEYGVEKASKRTTNIAGGTVRPGSSIPQRQIPGISKPASVVTLGFEFFPNFAAASLTLDAFYEAGGNVFDTAYVYGSGKTESIFGDWHTSRNVSRDEIVLIGKGAHSPLCYPDMIAKQLDQSLERLKTDYVDIYFMHRDNTGIPVGEFVDAMDAEVNRGRIRGIFGGSNWTRERMDEAMAYAAKTGKKAPAALSNNFSLAEMLDPIWAGCVAASDDEWKKWLNEQQIPNFAWSSQGRGFFTDRAGRDKHGDEEIVRCWYSDRNFGRRDRANELANKLGRNPIHIALAYVIAQPFPVIPLIGPRTIAELEDSLSALDIELTTEQVKWLEG; encoded by the coding sequence ATGAGTTCAGAGCAACCGATCCGCTGGGGCATCATCGGCCCCGGCACCATCGCCCGCACCTTTGCAGACGGCATTGCCCATTCGCGTACGGGTAAACTGGTGGCGATCGCGAGCCGCAATCCGGAAAAGCCCGGCCTTGGCGATGGCTTTCCCGGCGCCCGCATCGTTAAAGGCTATGACGCGCTGCTGACCGATCCGGAGATCGACGCCGTCTATATAGCCACCCCGCATACCGGCCATGCCGAGTGGGCGATCAAGGCGATTCGCGCTAGCAAGCATGTGCTGGTGGAAAAGCCGATTGCGCTTTCGGCCTTCGATGCGGATGCGATCTACCATGAAGCGCGCAAGGCCGGTGTCTTTGCTGGCGAGGGCTTCATGTACCGCCTGCATCCCCAGACGGCGAAGATCGTCGAACTGGTGAAAAGCGGCGTGATCGGCACGGTGCGCATCATCCGCTCAAGCTTCGGTTTCAACATGGGCGGCTTCAAGCCCGAGCATCGATTGTTCGCCAACGATACGGCAGGCGGCGGCATTCTGGATGTCGGTGGCTACCCCGTCTCGATGGCGCGGCTGATGGCCGGCGCGGTTGAAGGCAAGCCGTTCCTCGAGCCGGAGAAGGTTTTTGGCGTGGCGCACCTCGGACAGTCCGGCGTAGACGAATGGGCCTCCGCCGTCTTGAAATTCCAAAACGGCATCATTGCCGAAGTCTCCTGCTCCATCATGGCCCAGCAGGACAATACGCTTCGCGTCATCGGCTCCGAAGGCCGCATCGAGGTCAAGGATTTCTGGTTCGCCTCAGGTCACAAGGGCGGCGTTGGCACGATCGAGATTTTCAAGGGAGCCGAGCAGGAAACGATCGAGGTCAAGGAAGACCGCTGGCTCTATTCCTTCGAAGTCGATGCGGCTGGAGATGCAATCCGCGCCGGCGAGAAGGAATTCGCTTCGCCGGGCATGAGTTGGGCCGATTCCACCGGCAATCTTCGCGTTCTCGACAAATGGCGGGCCTCTGTCGGCCTCGAATATGGTGTCGAGAAGGCGTCAAAACGAACCACGAATATTGCGGGCGGAACAGTCCGGCCTGGCAGCAGCATTCCGCAGCGCCAGATACCAGGCATCTCTAAACCGGCCTCCGTCGTAACGCTTGGATTCGAGTTCTTTCCGAACTTTGCGGCCGCCTCGCTGACGCTCGATGCCTTCTACGAGGCGGGCGGCAACGTCTTCGACACGGCCTATGTTTACGGAAGCGGCAAGACGGAGAGTATCTTCGGCGATTGGCACACGAGCCGCAATGTTTCGCGCGACGAGATCGTGCTGATCGGCAAGGGGGCGCATTCGCCGCTCTGCTACCCGGACATGATCGCCAAGCAACTCGATCAGTCGCTCGAGCGGTTGAAGACGGACTATGTCGACATCTACTTCATGCATCGGGACAATACCGGTATTCCGGTGGGAGAGTTCGTCGATGCCATGGATGCCGAAGTCAATCGCGGCCGCATCCGCGGGATTTTCGGCGGCTCGAACTGGACCCGTGAGCGGATGGACGAGGCAATGGCCTATGCGGCAAAGACCGGCAAGAAAGCGCCTGCGGCGCTTTCCAATAACTTTTCGCTGGCCGAAATGCTCGATCCGATCTGGGCTGGATGCGTCGCGGCCTCGGACGACGAATGGAAGAAGTGGCTGAACGAACAGCAGATTCCGAACTTCGCATGGTCCAGCCAGGGCCGCGGCTTCTTCACCGACCGGGCAGGACGCGACAAGCACGGCGATGAGGAAATCGTCCGCTGCTGGTATTCCGATCGCAATTTCGGACGCCGCGACCGCGCGAATGAACTGGCAAATAAGCTCGGCCGAAACCCGATCCATATCGCGCTCGCCTATGTGATCGCCCAGCCGTTCCCAGTCATTCCGCTGATCGGCCCGCGCACGATCGCCGAACTGGAAGATAGTCTTTCGGCCCTCGACATCGAGCTTACTACCGAACAGGTAAAGTGGCTGGAGGGCTAG
- the ugpC gene encoding sn-glycerol-3-phosphate ABC transporter ATP-binding protein UgpC — translation MAELSLRNVVKRFGAFGVIHGANLDVKDGEFVVFVGPSGCGKSTLLRMIAGLEDISEGEITIGGRVVNNVEPADRGIAMVFQSYALYPHMTVADNLSFGLRMNGNPKEDTEKRVRHAAEILQIKELMERRPKQLSGGQRQRVAIGRAIVREPEVFLFDEPLSNLDAELRVQMRVEISRLHKQLGATMIYVTHDQTEAMTLADKIVVLRAGNIEQIGAPLDLYDDPANQFVAGFVGSPKMNFLAAEVVERDASNVTVALAGDRNVRLTLPVLAATEKGAQVTLGVRPEHFADQGSGDADLTVAVDVAEHLGNTSYIYATAAGGQPLIIERPESRSAADRDTLTVALSAKRTFLFDSAGNRLR, via the coding sequence ATGGCGGAGCTTTCACTCAGGAATGTTGTAAAACGCTTTGGCGCCTTCGGCGTGATCCATGGCGCCAATCTCGACGTGAAGGATGGCGAGTTCGTCGTCTTCGTCGGCCCTTCGGGCTGTGGAAAATCCACCCTGCTTAGGATGATCGCCGGCCTCGAAGATATCTCGGAGGGCGAGATCACGATCGGCGGCAGGGTCGTCAACAATGTCGAGCCCGCCGACCGCGGCATCGCGATGGTTTTCCAGTCCTACGCGCTCTACCCGCATATGACGGTAGCAGACAACCTCTCTTTCGGCCTGCGCATGAACGGCAACCCGAAAGAGGATACCGAGAAACGGGTGCGCCACGCCGCCGAGATCCTGCAGATCAAGGAATTGATGGAACGCCGCCCCAAGCAACTCTCCGGTGGCCAGCGCCAGCGTGTTGCGATTGGCCGCGCCATCGTTCGCGAGCCCGAGGTCTTCCTCTTCGACGAACCGCTCTCGAACCTCGATGCAGAACTGCGCGTGCAGATGCGGGTGGAAATCTCCAGGCTGCACAAGCAGCTCGGCGCGACGATGATCTATGTCACGCACGATCAGACGGAGGCAATGACGCTTGCCGACAAAATCGTCGTGCTGCGTGCCGGCAACATCGAGCAGATCGGCGCGCCGCTCGATCTCTACGACGATCCGGCTAACCAGTTCGTCGCCGGTTTCGTCGGTTCGCCGAAGATGAATTTTCTGGCGGCAGAGGTTGTTGAACGCGATGCATCGAACGTGACAGTCGCCTTGGCGGGCGACAGGAACGTCCGCCTGACGCTGCCGGTTTTGGCGGCAACCGAAAAAGGGGCACAAGTAACGCTCGGCGTGCGGCCCGAGCATTTTGCCGACCAGGGCAGTGGCGACGCCGACCTCACTGTCGCGGTCGATGTTGCCGAACACCTCGGCAATACCAGCTACATCTATGCGACCGCTGCGGGCGGCCAGCCACTCATCATCGAACGTCCGGAATCCCGTTCTGCAGCTGATCGCGACACGCTCACCGTCGCGCTATCGGCAAAACGCACCTTCCTGTTCGACAGCGCAGGCAATCGCTTGCGCTGA